One region of Rhizophagus irregularis chromosome 18, complete sequence genomic DNA includes:
- a CDS encoding uncharacterized protein (SECRETED:cutsite_TNA-RT; SECRETED:prob_0.8032); SECRETED:SignalP(1-24), giving the protein MKRSKKWTLVFLLILISILTITNARTSSVSNNRIMSRKTLQKRQDIPKQDNAPKKDDASPAPKKNDVPSPKDAQKDAPKDAPKDAPKDAPKDAPKDAPKDAPKDAPKDAPKDAANDSPKDAPKDAPKDAPKDVPKDAPKDAPKDAPKDATKDAANNAPKDAPKDASNDAPKDVPKDAPKEVPKDVPKDAPITKQDIPNVPKQDVPKGAPKDAPKDAPKDAPKDAPKDAPKDAPKDAPKDAPKDASNDAPKDVPKDVPKDAPKDAPKDIPKDAPKDAPKDAPKDAPKDAPKDASNDAPKDAPKDIPKDAPKDAPKDAPKGDPNDAPNDAPITKQDIPNVPKQDVPKGAPKDVPKDVPKDAPKDAPKDAPKDAPKDVPKDAPKDAPKDAPKDAPKDAPKDAPKDVPKDALKEVPKDVPEDDSITKQDIPNIPKQDVPKDAPKDAPKDAPKDAPKDAPKDAPKDAPKDAPKDTPKDAPKDAPKDDAPITKQDIPNVPKQNVPKDTPKDAPKDNVPTPQDNSKEPPTPNQDTPKDPTPVPNQDAPKEPSAPNQDTPKEPSAPNQDTTNVPKQDAPDAPVTKQDIPNVPNPNVPKDIPLPKQDTPNDPPPSNQDTPNVPKENVPKDPTPLPNQDAKDPPAPNQDTPNVPKQDVPITKQDIPNVPKPEDVPKDPVPKQDPPKDPPAPNQDTPNPNPPVPKQVPVEDPQKDVPAKQSQVFNDGVLPTITVPDETITKLPNNGGKAKANNPPPFTTFITTFTSVIPGSTMFITTTNDKGEPTTFSTYIPPSTVVIVKKVTSPLPPEPTDIDNNSTIILEVNHAIWSIALSFLVGTMSFSFFIIA; this is encoded by the exons atgaagagAAGTAAAAAATGGACTTTAGTTTTCTTGTTAATATTGATATCGATTTTGACAATTACAAATGCGAGAACTTCATCGGTTTCTAATAATCGAATTATGAGTAGAAAAACATTACAAAAACGACAAGATATACCCAAACAAGATAATGCACCGAAGAAAGATGATGCTTCCCCTgcaccaaaaaaaaatgatgttccATCTCCAAAAGATGCTCAAAAAGACGCCCCAAAAGATGCTCCTAAGGATGCTCCTAAAGACGCACCTAAGGATGCTCCAAAAGACGCACCTAAGGACGCTCCCAAAGACGCTCCAAAAGATGCTCCTAAGGATGCTGCTAATGACTCTCCGAAAGATGCTCCTAAGGACGCACCTAAGGATGCTCCAAAAGATGTTCCAAAAGACGCACCTAAGGACGCTCCCAAAGACGCTCCAAAAGATGCTACCAAGGATGCTGCTAATAACGCTCCGAAAGATGCTCCTAAGGACGCTTCTAATGATGCTCCAAAAGATGTTCCAAAAGATGCCCCCAAGGAAGTTCCCAAAGATGTTCCTAAGGATGCACCTATAACAAAGCAAGATATTCCTAATGTACCAAAACAAGATGTTCCTAAGGGCGCTCCTAAGGATGCTCCAAAAGATGCTCCTAAGGACGCTCCTAAGGATGCTCCAAAAGATGCTCCTAAGGACGCTCCTAAGGATGCTCCAAAAGATGCTCCAAAAGACGCTTCTAATGATGCTCCAAAAGATGTTCCAAAGGATGTTCCAAAAGATGCTCCTAAGGACGCTCCTAAAGATATTCCCAAGGATGCTCCAAAAGATGCTCCTAAGGACGCACCTAAGGATGCTCCAAAAGATGCTCCTAAAGACGCTTCTAATGATGCTCCAAAAGATGCTCCCAAAGATATTCCCAAGGATGCTCCAAAAGATGCTCCAAAAGATGCTCCCAAGGGCGATCCCAATGATGCTCCCAATGATGCTCCTATAACAAAGCAAGATATTCCTAATGTACCAAAACAAGATGTTCCTAAGGGTGCTCCAAAAGATGTTCCAAAAGATGTTCCAAAAGATGCTCCTAAGGACGCTCCAAAAGATGCTCCAAAAGATGCCCCGAAAGATGTTCCAAAAGATGCTCCTAAGGACGCTCCTAAGGATGCTCCAAAAGATGCTCCAAAAGATGCTCCAAAAGATGCTCCAAAAGATGTTCCAAAAGATGCCCTCAAGGAAGTTCCCAAAGATGTTCCCGAGGATGACTCTATAACAAAGCAAGATATTCCTAATATACCAAAACAAGATGTTCCTAAAGACGCTCCTAAGGATGCTCCAAAAGATGCTCCTAAGGACGCACCTAAGGATGCTCCAAAAGATGCTCCTAAGGACGCTCCTAAGGATGCTCCAAAAGATACACCTAAGGATGCTCCAAAAGACGCTCCTAAAGATGATGCTCCTATAACAAAGCAAGATATTCCTAATGTACCAAAACAAAATGTTCCCAAGGATACTCCAAAAGACGCCCCTAAGGATAATGTTCCTACTCCTCAAGATAATTCTAAGGAACCTCCCACACCAAATCAGGATACTCCTAAAGATCCTACTCCTGTGCCAAATCAAGATGCTCCTAAAGAACCTTCCGCACCAAATCAAGATACTCCTAAAGAACCTTCCGCACCAAATCAAGATACTACTAATGTGCCAAAACAAGATGCTCCCGATGCTCCTGTAACGAAGCAAGATATTCCTAACGTTCCGAATCCAAATGTTCCTAAGGATATACCTTTACCAAAACAAGACACTCCTAACGATCCTCCTCCATCAAATCAAGATACTCCTAATGTGCCAAAAGAGAACGTTCCTAAGGATCCTACTCCTTTACCAAATCAAGATGCTAAAGATCCTCCTGCACCAAATCAAGATACTCCTAATGTTCCGAAACAAGATGTTCCTATAACAAAGCAAGATATTCCTAATGTACCGAAACCAGAAGATGTCCCTAAGGACCCTGTACCAAAACAAGACCCTCCTAAAGATCCTCCCGCACCAAATCAAGATACTCCTAATCCGAATCCCCCTGTGCCGAAGCAAGTTCCTGTGGAGGATCCTCAAAAGGACGTTCCTGCAAAGCAATCTCAAGTTTTTAATGA tggAGTATTACCTACTATCACTGTACCCGACGAAACTATTACTAAATTACCCAATAATGGGGGCAAGGCAAAAGCTAATAATCCTCCACCATTTACAACATTTATAACAACATTCACATCAGTTATCCCTGGTTCAACAATGTTCATAACGACGACAAATGATAAAGGAGAGCCTACAACCTTTTCTACATATATACCACCGAGTACAGTTGTCATCGTAAAGAAAGTAACATCGCCCCTACCACCTGAACCTAcagatattgataataatagtaCTATTATCTTGGAAGTAAATCATGCAATATGGAGTATTGCATTAAGTTTTTTGGTTGGAACAATGAGTTTCTCATTCTTTATTATTGCTTAA